From one Catenuloplanes nepalensis genomic stretch:
- a CDS encoding type II toxin-antitoxin system Phd/YefM family antitoxin: MYWQVQEAKQRFSEVLRAAETGEPQIVTKHGEEVAVVIDIAAYRRLKGEQVGLMEYLRVDPLDDVDLDAEIGRTGEPPRDIDLAG; encoded by the coding sequence ATGTACTGGCAGGTGCAAGAAGCCAAACAGCGTTTCAGTGAGGTGTTGCGTGCTGCGGAGACGGGCGAGCCGCAAATCGTCACCAAGCACGGCGAGGAGGTCGCGGTCGTGATCGATATCGCCGCGTATCGCAGGTTGAAGGGTGAGCAGGTCGGTTTGATGGAATATCTGCGTGTTGATCCGCTCGACGACGTCGACCTCGATGCCGAGATCGGCCGGACGGGTGAACCGCCCCGCGACATTGACCTGGCTGGCTGA
- a CDS encoding type II toxin-antitoxin system VapC family toxin, giving the protein MAFLLDTNVVFELRKSVPDPRVVAWQAANSRAVAYLSAMVVGEIRRGVERLRPRDPKQAEILERWLTGLTSSYRDRLLPVTAEVAEEWGRLSATGQPPPVIDGLMAATARVHGLTLVTRNVIDVARTGVPLINPFD; this is encoded by the coding sequence GTGGCATTTCTGCTCGACACGAATGTGGTCTTCGAGTTGCGCAAGAGCGTGCCGGATCCACGCGTCGTCGCATGGCAGGCGGCCAACTCCCGCGCCGTCGCCTATCTGAGCGCCATGGTCGTCGGCGAGATACGGCGCGGCGTCGAACGACTCCGTCCGCGTGACCCGAAGCAGGCCGAGATTCTGGAGCGCTGGTTGACCGGTCTGACGTCCTCGTACCGTGACCGCCTTCTGCCCGTCACGGCAGAGGTCGCGGAGGAATGGGGGCGGCTGAGTGCCACGGGTCAGCCGCCGCCCGTCATCGACGGCCTGATGGCGGCAACCGCGCGCGTCCACGGCCTGACACTCGTCACCCGCAACGTCATCGACGTCGCCCGCACCGGCGTCCCTCTGATCAATCCATTCGACTGA
- a CDS encoding type II toxin-antitoxin system VapB family antitoxin, with protein MAHPRLVDTSIPDTRIDIDDDALTEAAKLLGTKSRTDTVNTALRVTTERAPAGPGPQPARRTRRSARIDDLLRRSAYRGPVRR; from the coding sequence GTGGCGCACCCGCGGCTGGTAGACACCTCGATTCCGGATACACGGATCGACATCGACGACGACGCGCTCACTGAAGCAGCGAAGCTGCTCGGCACGAAATCCCGGACGGACACGGTGAACACCGCCCTCCGGGTGACCACGGAACGAGCTCCGGCGGGCCCGGGCCCTCAGCCGGCTCGCAGAACTCGGCGAAGCGCGCGCATCGACGATCTTCTGAGAAGGAGCGCCTACCGCGGGCCCGTCCGCCGCTGA
- a CDS encoding MBL fold metallo-hydrolase — protein sequence MSYTGHVSPGSGPAVRELPALTITKQSVGGEFDNNAYLLRCTTTGTQLLIDAANDADVLLALTGSDLATVVTTHAHGDHWGALAEVVSATGAESIAHRDDAAELPVVTRTVVDGDTITVGEVTLEVIHLVGHTPGSIALLYQDPAGIAHLWTGDSLFPGGVGNTRGNRAAFDSLITDVETKLFTRLPDTTWFYPGHGDDSTLGAERPSLLEWRTRGW from the coding sequence GTGTCGTACACCGGTCATGTCTCACCGGGCTCCGGCCCGGCCGTGCGGGAGCTGCCCGCGCTGACCATCACCAAGCAGTCGGTCGGCGGAGAGTTCGACAACAACGCCTACCTGCTCCGCTGTACGACCACCGGCACCCAGCTGCTGATCGACGCCGCGAACGACGCGGACGTGCTGCTCGCGCTGACCGGCTCCGATCTGGCGACTGTGGTGACCACGCACGCGCACGGCGACCACTGGGGCGCGCTGGCCGAGGTCGTCTCCGCCACCGGCGCCGAGTCGATCGCGCACCGCGACGACGCCGCGGAGCTACCGGTCGTCACCCGCACCGTGGTCGACGGCGACACGATCACGGTCGGTGAGGTCACGCTGGAGGTCATCCACCTGGTCGGCCACACACCGGGTTCGATCGCGCTGCTCTATCAGGACCCGGCCGGCATCGCACACCTGTGGACCGGCGACTCGCTCTTCCCCGGCGGCGTCGGCAACACGCGCGGCAACAGAGCCGCCTTCGACTCCCTGATCACCGACGTCGAGACCAAGCTCTTCACCCGCCTCCCCGACACCACCTGGTTCTACCCCGGCCACGGCGACGACTCCACCCTCGGCGCGGAGCGTCCCTCCCTCCTCGAGTGGCGCACCCGCGGCTGGTAG